The following proteins are co-located in the Paenibacillus sp. FSL H8-0079 genome:
- the infC gene encoding translation initiation factor IF-3 encodes MINDEIRAKEVRLVGAEGEQIGITPIREALQMAIDLNLDLVNVAPQAKPPVCRIMDYGKFRYEQQKKEKEARKNQKIVDIKEVWFRSNIEEHDYQTKLRNVVKFLNEGDKVKCSVRYRGREIAHAAIGQRILERVKVEVAELCTIERQPKLEGRSMIMILAPKA; translated from the coding sequence ATGATTAATGATGAGATTCGGGCGAAGGAAGTACGCCTTGTCGGAGCTGAAGGAGAACAAATTGGGATTACGCCCATTCGCGAAGCACTGCAAATGGCGATTGACCTGAATTTGGATCTGGTCAATGTGGCACCACAGGCTAAACCGCCGGTGTGTCGCATTATGGACTATGGCAAATTCCGCTATGAGCAACAAAAGAAAGAAAAAGAAGCCCGTAAGAACCAGAAAATTGTTGACATTAAAGAAGTATGGTTCCGTTCCAATATTGAGGAGCACGATTATCAAACGAAGCTTCGTAATGTAGTTAAGTTTTTGAACGAAGGCGACAAAGTGAAATGTTCTGTTCGTTACCGCGGACGTGAAATTGCACATGCCGCGATTGGTCAACGGATTTTGGAGCGCGTTAAGGTAGAAGTTGCAGAACTTTGTACTATTGAACGTCAACCGAAATTGGAAGGCCGCAGTATGATCATGATTTTGGCTCCTAAAGCCTGA
- the rpmI gene encoding 50S ribosomal protein L35 has protein sequence MPKMKTHSSLKGRFKITGSGKVLRYKAHKNHLLSHKSKRAKRVLNGNPVMAAGDVRRLKQGLANLKG, from the coding sequence ATGCCTAAAATGAAAACACACAGCAGTTTGAAAGGACGCTTCAAAATTACCGGTTCCGGTAAAGTCCTTCGTTACAAAGCTCACAAAAACCACTTGCTTTCCCACAAATCCAAACGTGCTAAGCGCGTTCTGAACGGTAACCCAGTTATGGCTGCCGGGGATGTTAGACGTTTGAAACAAGGTTTGGCTAACTTGAAAGGCTAA
- the rplT gene encoding 50S ribosomal protein L20 → MARVKGGFVVRRRHKKVLKLARGYFGSKHRIFKTANEQVMKSLVYAYRDRRNTKRNFRRLWIVRINAAARMNGLSYNKLIHGLKLAGVDMNRKMLADLAVNDINAFNSLATVAKGKINA, encoded by the coding sequence ATGGCAAGAGTAAAAGGCGGTTTTGTAGTACGTCGTCGTCATAAAAAGGTTTTGAAACTGGCAAGAGGTTATTTCGGTTCCAAACACCGTATTTTTAAAACAGCTAACGAGCAAGTAATGAAATCCTTGGTATACGCATACCGTGACCGTCGCAACACGAAACGTAACTTCCGCAGACTGTGGATCGTTCGTATCAATGCTGCAGCACGTATGAATGGTTTGTCTTACAACAAACTGATCCATGGTTTGAAACTTGCTGGAGTAGACATGAACCGCAAAATGTTGGCTGATCTGGCCGTTAACGACATCAATGCGTTCAACTCTTTGGCTACTGTAGCTAAAGGCAAAATCAACGCTTAA
- a CDS encoding BMP family ABC transporter substrate-binding protein has product MKKMLSLSLVMLLAVSVMLAGCGSKPKEETNAGGDTGGTSTEAKSDLNIGMVTDVGGVNDKSFNQSAWEALQATETETGTAVKYLQSKSDEEYIPNLNEFVKGGYDLTWGIGFQLADAIKTVAEQNPDSKLAIIDSVVDVPNVKSVTFAEEEGSYLVGVVAGLTTKSNKIGFVGGMESPLIKKFEVGFREGVKAVNPDAQFISNYTGAFDKPDLGKAAAATLYNEGVDIIFHASGATGNGVFNEASARKKQGQDVWVIGVDKDQSLEFGDEITLTSMIKKVDEAVKRVNQEVIDGTFAGGSENLTLKENGVGIADTSTANVSADTLAKVEEYKEKIISGEIKVPTE; this is encoded by the coding sequence ATGAAAAAGATGCTCAGCTTGTCTTTGGTAATGTTGCTGGCGGTATCGGTTATGCTCGCAGGTTGCGGTAGCAAACCGAAAGAAGAAACAAATGCCGGAGGAGATACAGGTGGCACATCCACTGAAGCGAAATCCGATCTCAACATCGGTATGGTTACTGACGTAGGTGGAGTTAATGACAAATCCTTTAACCAATCCGCTTGGGAAGCTCTACAAGCGACTGAAACAGAAACAGGTACTGCAGTTAAATATCTGCAAAGTAAATCCGATGAAGAGTACATTCCTAACCTGAACGAATTCGTTAAAGGTGGATATGATCTGACTTGGGGTATTGGTTTCCAATTGGCTGATGCAATCAAGACTGTTGCGGAGCAAAATCCTGATTCCAAACTTGCGATCATTGACAGTGTAGTTGATGTTCCTAACGTTAAATCCGTAACATTTGCTGAAGAAGAAGGTTCTTACCTGGTTGGTGTTGTAGCTGGTCTGACAACGAAATCCAACAAAATTGGTTTTGTTGGCGGTATGGAAAGCCCACTGATCAAGAAGTTTGAAGTAGGATTCAGAGAAGGCGTTAAAGCAGTTAACCCTGATGCTCAATTCATTTCTAACTATACAGGTGCATTTGATAAACCTGACTTGGGTAAAGCAGCAGCAGCAACACTTTACAATGAAGGCGTAGATATTATCTTCCACGCTTCTGGCGCAACAGGTAACGGTGTGTTTAACGAAGCAAGTGCTCGTAAGAAACAAGGTCAAGATGTATGGGTTATCGGTGTTGACAAAGACCAATCTCTTGAGTTTGGTGATGAGATCACTTTGACTTCCATGATCAAAAAAGTTGACGAAGCTGTTAAGCGTGTTAACCAAGAAGTAATCGACGGTACATTTGCTGGCGGTTCCGAAAACCTGACGTTGAAAGAAAACGGCGTAGGTATTGCTGATACTTCTACTGCGAACGTATCTGCTGATACACTTGCAAAAGTAGAAGAGTACAAAGAAAAAATCATCAGCGGCGAAATCAAAGTACCTACTGAGTAA
- a CDS encoding ABC transporter ATP-binding protein, giving the protein MGAATPVVELKQITKRFPGIVANDAISLQLRKGEIHALLGENGAGKSTLMNIVFGLYQPDEGSIEVNGKPVIIDSPNRAIDLGIGMVHQHFKLVQPFTVTENIILGSEPTKGLNINYKKAAAEVQRLSEQYGLKVNPHAKIHDISVGMQQRVEIVKTLYRGADILIFDEPTAVLTPQEIKELMTIMKKLVAEGKSIILITHKLKEIMEISDTVTIIRRGKVIDSVKTSETNPNELAEKMVGRNVTFKVDKKPATPGANVLEVSKLTAKNKEGISVLNQLNLNVRAGEIVGIAGVDGNGQSELIEALTGLRKVESGSILLEGKELSNHSPRHISESGVAHIPEDRHKHGLVLDFSVSENIVLESYYKAPYTRKGFLNFDAIKKQAKRLVEAFDVRTPSIETKARSLSGGNQQKAIIAREVDKNPELLIAAQPTRGLDVGAIEFVQKQLIAQRDQGKAVLLISFELDEIINVSDRIAVIYEGQIVGEVLPEETNDRELGLMMAGSTQKRGTAHE; this is encoded by the coding sequence ATGGGTGCAGCAACCCCCGTCGTTGAGTTAAAACAAATTACGAAGCGTTTCCCAGGCATTGTTGCCAACGACGCCATCAGCCTTCAGCTTCGTAAAGGCGAGATCCATGCGCTACTGGGCGAAAATGGCGCTGGTAAGTCAACGTTGATGAATATTGTATTTGGTCTCTATCAGCCAGATGAAGGTTCCATTGAAGTGAATGGCAAGCCTGTCATCATCGACAGCCCTAACCGAGCGATCGATCTTGGCATCGGCATGGTGCATCAGCACTTTAAGCTTGTACAGCCGTTCACGGTAACAGAGAACATTATTTTGGGATCTGAACCAACGAAGGGTCTCAATATTAACTATAAAAAAGCAGCTGCTGAAGTTCAGCGTCTGTCCGAACAGTATGGACTCAAGGTAAATCCTCATGCCAAAATTCATGATATCTCTGTCGGAATGCAGCAGCGTGTAGAGATTGTTAAAACGTTGTATCGCGGTGCAGACATTCTGATTTTTGATGAGCCTACCGCCGTATTGACTCCTCAAGAGATCAAAGAATTGATGACCATCATGAAGAAGCTGGTCGCTGAAGGAAAGTCGATTATTTTGATCACGCACAAACTGAAAGAGATCATGGAAATCTCCGATACGGTAACGATTATCCGTCGGGGTAAAGTGATTGATTCGGTCAAAACATCGGAAACCAATCCGAATGAATTGGCAGAGAAAATGGTAGGTCGGAATGTCACATTCAAAGTGGACAAAAAACCAGCTACACCTGGAGCCAATGTGCTCGAAGTCAGCAAACTAACTGCCAAGAATAAAGAAGGTATTTCGGTTCTGAACCAACTTAACCTGAACGTACGTGCAGGAGAGATTGTCGGAATCGCGGGCGTGGATGGTAACGGTCAAAGTGAACTGATTGAAGCCCTTACCGGACTTCGTAAAGTAGAGAGCGGTTCGATTCTGTTGGAGGGCAAGGAGCTGTCCAATCATTCTCCGCGCCATATTTCGGAGTCGGGTGTAGCCCACATTCCAGAAGATCGACATAAACACGGACTTGTACTTGATTTTTCAGTGAGTGAAAATATCGTTCTGGAATCGTACTATAAGGCACCATACACCCGTAAAGGGTTCCTTAACTTCGATGCGATCAAAAAGCAGGCGAAGCGGCTTGTGGAGGCATTTGACGTGCGTACACCAAGCATCGAGACCAAAGCTCGTTCCTTGTCCGGAGGAAACCAGCAGAAGGCCATTATCGCCCGTGAGGTGGATAAAAACCCTGAACTGCTTATTGCTGCCCAACCAACGCGTGGTTTGGACGTAGGGGCTATTGAGTTCGTGCAAAAGCAACTGATTGCACAACGCGATCAAGGCAAGGCTGTTCTGCTGATTTCATTTGAGCTTGATGAGATTATCAATGTATCTGACCGAATTGCTGTTATCTATGAAGGCCAGATCGTTGGCGAGGTGCTGCCGGAAGAAACCAATGACAGGGAGCTCGGCTTGATGATGGCGGGCAGCACCCAAAAGAGAGGTACTGCGCATGAATAA
- a CDS encoding ABC transporter permease codes for MNNVLKWFTRDSFILPVVAIVMGLILGGIVMLIGGYNPIEAYGALFTKVFGDMYNFGEAVREMTPLIMTGLAFAFASRAGLFNIGGEGQFLVGMTAATFVGVKFAGLPIYLHAPLALIAGALFGGLWAAIAGYLKAARGVNEVISSIMLNWIGLYLANLIVRQFLLLKGENRSVNISESASISLTWLSELMGNSRVHMGTLIAIVMAVLFYIYMWKTKQGYEIRAVGYNPNAAEYAGMHVNRNIVKAMFISGMLAGLGGAFQVLGVFQYQTVMSGSPGTGFDGIAVALIGLNHPFGVLLGAVLFGTLTYGSAGMSFAADVPPEIIRIVIGSIIFFIAAQGIVRWILKPFYSKRKKEKVL; via the coding sequence ATGAATAACGTATTGAAATGGTTTACCCGAGATTCATTTATTTTGCCTGTAGTCGCCATTGTTATGGGTCTGATTCTCGGTGGGATTGTCATGCTGATCGGTGGTTACAATCCGATTGAAGCCTATGGCGCATTGTTCACCAAGGTATTTGGAGACATGTACAACTTTGGTGAAGCGGTACGTGAAATGACACCACTGATCATGACTGGACTTGCATTTGCATTTGCATCACGTGCAGGGCTGTTCAACATCGGGGGAGAAGGTCAATTTCTCGTCGGTATGACAGCTGCAACATTTGTTGGTGTTAAGTTTGCAGGTTTGCCGATCTACCTCCATGCGCCACTGGCTTTGATTGCCGGTGCATTGTTTGGTGGTCTTTGGGCCGCGATTGCTGGTTATCTGAAAGCAGCACGTGGGGTCAATGAAGTTATCAGTAGTATCATGTTGAACTGGATTGGTCTGTATTTGGCCAACCTTATCGTTCGCCAATTCTTGCTGTTAAAAGGTGAGAATCGTTCCGTGAATATCAGCGAATCGGCTTCGATTAGTTTGACATGGCTCTCTGAACTGATGGGCAACTCCCGTGTGCACATGGGAACGCTGATTGCCATTGTGATGGCTGTGCTCTTTTATATCTATATGTGGAAAACAAAACAAGGTTATGAAATCCGCGCGGTAGGTTACAACCCTAATGCGGCTGAATATGCAGGTATGCATGTTAACCGGAATATCGTAAAAGCGATGTTCATCAGTGGTATGCTTGCCGGTCTTGGTGGTGCATTCCAGGTGCTCGGGGTGTTCCAGTACCAGACTGTAATGTCAGGTTCACCGGGAACAGGTTTTGACGGAATTGCGGTTGCCCTGATTGGTTTGAATCATCCGTTTGGGGTGTTATTGGGAGCAGTGCTGTTCGGTACCCTCACGTACGGATCTGCAGGTATGAGTTTTGCTGCGGATGTTCCGCCTGAGATTATTCGGATTGTGATCGGTTCGATTATCTTCTTTATTGCGGCACAAGGCATCGTGCGCTGGATACTTAAACCGTTCTATTCGAAGCGTAAGAAAGAGAAGGTGTTGTAG
- a CDS encoding ABC transporter permease, with protein sequence MDLLTIGQIINTTLVFATALIFASLGGIFSEKSGVTNLGLEGFMVFGAFAAGIGAHYAQEAGMGGTTSAWMGVLLAIVLGVLVSLIHAVASITFKADQIISGIVINFLAAGSTLYLVKLLFEGSGDSPLVQGFSKFDVPFLKEIPLLGEAFFKNVYPTTYLAILFVFLTYYIMFKTPFGLRLRSVGEHPSAADTVGVKVLRYRYIGVMISGALAAIGGAAITLTTTGTFSHNTVSGQGYIAIAAMIFGKWNPIGAFGAAVFFGFSQAIRNYVQLFEWSQSIPQEIIFMLPYLLTIIVLVAAVGRSSAPSALGEAYDPGKR encoded by the coding sequence ATGGACTTGTTGACAATTGGGCAAATTATCAATACGACGCTTGTCTTTGCTACGGCATTGATTTTTGCATCACTCGGCGGAATTTTTTCGGAAAAATCAGGTGTAACCAACCTTGGACTTGAAGGTTTTATGGTCTTTGGTGCCTTTGCAGCTGGAATCGGGGCGCATTATGCCCAAGAAGCGGGCATGGGTGGAACGACATCGGCCTGGATGGGGGTTTTGCTCGCGATTGTATTGGGCGTACTGGTATCGCTGATTCATGCCGTTGCGTCTATCACATTTAAGGCAGACCAGATTATCAGTGGTATCGTCATTAACTTTTTGGCAGCAGGAAGTACGTTGTATTTGGTTAAACTGTTGTTTGAAGGTTCTGGTGATTCACCGTTGGTTCAAGGCTTCAGCAAGTTTGATGTGCCATTCTTGAAAGAGATTCCTTTGCTTGGAGAAGCCTTCTTCAAGAACGTATATCCAACGACATATCTGGCTATTCTGTTCGTATTCCTAACGTATTACATCATGTTCAAAACGCCATTTGGTCTGCGCCTTCGTTCTGTAGGTGAACATCCAAGTGCGGCTGATACGGTTGGTGTTAAAGTGCTTCGTTATCGCTATATTGGCGTTATGATCAGTGGTGCGCTTGCGGCCATTGGTGGAGCTGCAATTACGTTGACGACTACGGGTACATTCTCACACAATACGGTTTCCGGCCAAGGTTATATTGCCATTGCAGCTATGATCTTTGGTAAGTGGAATCCGATTGGTGCCTTTGGTGCGGCTGTCTTCTTTGGATTCTCACAAGCGATCCGAAACTATGTACAGTTGTTTGAATGGTCACAAAGTATTCCCCAGGAAATTATTTTTATGTTGCCTTACCTGCTTACCATCATCGTTCTCGTTGCAGCGGTTGGACGTTCTTCGGCTCCGTCTGCACTAGGTGAAGCATATGATCCGGGTAAAAGGTAA
- a CDS encoding GNAT family N-acetyltransferase — MVIRQRTSKLDDGAIMKLIDTQLVPLSHMSEKEINKIRKEIPLRMNRGMTFVVSPEPDKAAVAFIHFLMHGELLYVDMMAVSPKEQRKRYGQTLLLKAESFAASRGCKRSKVMVDEGNTKGLQFYQKNGYHAIRYIMISRCYELEKTL; from the coding sequence ATGGTGATTCGGCAACGCACATCCAAGCTGGATGATGGCGCCATCATGAAGCTGATTGACACTCAACTTGTTCCTTTATCCCATATGAGCGAAAAGGAAATTAATAAAATCCGCAAAGAAATACCCCTGCGAATGAACAGGGGCATGACCTTTGTTGTCTCGCCGGAGCCAGACAAAGCTGCTGTGGCATTCATCCATTTTCTCATGCATGGGGAACTTCTCTATGTCGATATGATGGCTGTTAGTCCGAAAGAACAACGCAAACGTTACGGGCAAACTTTGTTACTCAAAGCAGAGAGCTTTGCGGCATCGCGGGGTTGTAAAAGATCGAAAGTCATGGTGGATGAAGGCAATACCAAAGGACTTCAGTTTTATCAAAAAAATGGATATCATGCGATTCGATACATCATGATAAGCCGTTGCTACGAATTGGAAAAAACATTATAG
- the ilvB gene encoding biosynthetic-type acetolactate synthase large subunit: protein MGAQIPEVRSTDELREKWMKPEVISGSEILLRSLLLEGVDCVFGYPGGAVLYIYDAMYGFEDFKHVLTRHEQGAIHAADGYARASGKVGVCIATSGPGATNLVTGIATAYMDSVPLVVITGNVNSSLIGSDAFQEADITGITMPITKHSYLVKDVKDLSSIIHEAFHIANTGRKGPVLIDIPKDVSANKTLFEPSTEPVTLRGYNPRTVPNKLQVDRLAQAIQEAERPMILAGGGVVYSGGHEELFEFVEKTGIPITTTLLGLGAFPSGHELWTGMPGMHGTYTSNLAIQQSDLLINIGARFDDRVTGKLEGFAPHAKIVHIDIDPAEIGKNIATDIPIVGDVKTVLEIANKEVGRAERADAWRDQIKQWKQEKPYSYKDSDEVLKPQWVVEMLNDTTKGEAIVTTDVGQHQMWAAQYYKFNQPRSWVTSGGLGTMGFGFPSAIGAQMANPDRLVISINGDGGMQMCSQELAICAINNIPVKIVIINNQVLGMVRQWQELIYENRYSHIDLAGSPDFVKLAEAYGVKGLRATNKEEAARAWQEALDTPGPVVVEFVVRKDENVYPMVPQGATIDQMLMGDAEE from the coding sequence ATGGGAGCTCAAATTCCAGAAGTACGATCGACAGATGAATTACGTGAAAAATGGATGAAGCCGGAGGTCATTAGCGGTTCCGAGATTTTGCTGAGAAGCTTGTTGCTTGAAGGTGTGGATTGCGTATTTGGTTACCCGGGTGGCGCAGTGTTGTACATTTACGATGCAATGTATGGTTTCGAGGACTTCAAACACGTCTTAACCCGTCACGAACAAGGTGCAATTCATGCAGCTGACGGATATGCACGTGCAAGCGGCAAAGTCGGTGTTTGTATCGCTACCTCCGGGCCGGGAGCAACCAATCTGGTTACTGGAATAGCCACGGCATATATGGATTCCGTGCCGCTGGTTGTCATTACGGGAAATGTCAATTCCAGCCTGATCGGCTCGGATGCTTTCCAGGAAGCGGATATTACCGGGATTACAATGCCGATCACCAAACACAGCTATCTGGTAAAAGATGTTAAAGATTTGTCGAGTATCATTCATGAGGCATTCCATATTGCCAACACCGGCCGTAAAGGTCCTGTACTGATCGACATTCCGAAAGATGTCTCAGCCAACAAAACCTTGTTTGAACCGAGTACTGAACCTGTTACATTAAGAGGGTACAATCCACGGACAGTACCAAACAAACTGCAGGTTGACCGTTTGGCTCAGGCCATTCAGGAAGCAGAACGTCCAATGATTCTGGCCGGTGGCGGTGTGGTATACTCGGGAGGACATGAAGAACTGTTCGAATTTGTTGAGAAGACAGGCATTCCAATTACGACAACCCTTCTGGGTCTTGGTGCATTCCCAAGTGGGCATGAACTATGGACAGGGATGCCGGGAATGCACGGAACATACACATCTAACCTGGCCATCCAACAGTCGGATCTGCTGATTAACATCGGGGCACGATTCGATGATCGGGTAACAGGTAAGCTGGAGGGATTCGCTCCACATGCCAAAATCGTTCATATCGATATTGATCCGGCTGAGATTGGTAAAAATATTGCAACCGATATTCCAATCGTTGGTGATGTGAAGACGGTACTTGAAATAGCCAACAAAGAAGTTGGGCGTGCAGAGCGTGCAGATGCATGGAGAGACCAGATCAAGCAGTGGAAACAAGAGAAGCCATACAGCTATAAGGATTCAGACGAAGTGCTGAAACCGCAGTGGGTTGTTGAAATGTTGAATGATACAACCAAAGGTGAAGCGATTGTGACTACGGATGTGGGACAACATCAGATGTGGGCAGCACAATATTACAAGTTTAATCAACCACGTTCATGGGTAACTTCGGGTGGTCTCGGAACGATGGGCTTTGGATTCCCTTCTGCCATTGGTGCTCAGATGGCCAATCCGGACAGACTCGTTATCTCCATTAACGGTGATGGTGGAATGCAGATGTGTTCCCAAGAACTCGCAATCTGTGCCATTAACAATATACCGGTAAAAATTGTGATCATTAACAATCAGGTACTCGGAATGGTTCGCCAATGGCAGGAACTCATCTATGAGAATCGTTACAGCCACATTGATCTGGCAGGAAGTCCGGATTTTGTAAAACTGGCTGAAGCATATGGCGTGAAAGGATTGCGTGCAACGAATAAAGAAGAAGCGGCGCGTGCTTGGCAGGAAGCTCTGGATACACCAGGACCAGTCGTTGTCGAATTCGTAGTACGCAAGGATGAAAATGTGTATCCAATGGTTCCGCAGGGAGCAACAATTGATCAAATGTTGATGGGGGATGCTGAGGAATGA
- the ilvN gene encoding acetolactate synthase small subunit produces the protein MIRHTISILVNDQPGVLQRVSGLFGRRGFNIESITVGQSEEPGLSRMVIVTIGDDKTLEQIEKQLYKIIDVIKVVDFSLKPMVARELALIKVKAEPSERPEILGVVETFRASVVDVGPGSLIVQVVGDTDKIDAMIELLKPYGIRELSRTGITALVRGNV, from the coding sequence ATGATTAGACATACGATTTCAATATTGGTAAACGATCAGCCAGGCGTCCTTCAGCGTGTATCAGGGTTGTTCGGTCGACGCGGATTTAACATTGAGAGTATTACAGTAGGTCAATCGGAAGAACCCGGACTCTCCCGGATGGTTATTGTCACCATTGGTGACGATAAAACACTGGAGCAGATTGAGAAACAACTGTACAAAATCATCGATGTCATTAAAGTGGTTGATTTCAGCCTGAAACCGATGGTAGCTCGTGAACTTGCATTGATTAAGGTAAAAGCTGAGCCTTCCGAACGTCCAGAAATTCTGGGTGTGGTGGAAACATTCCGCGCATCCGTTGTAGATGTTGGTCCAGGCAGCCTGATTGTCCAGGTAGTCGGAGATACGGATAAAATTGATGCGATGATTGAATTGCTCAAGCCATACGGCATTCGCGAATTATCTCGTACAGGCATAACTGCATTGGTACGCGGCAACGTATAA
- the ilvC gene encoding ketol-acid reductoisomerase, with product MPVTTYYEQDAELNVLKGKTIAVIGYGSQGHAQAQNLRDSGLNVVIGLREGKSFDTAKNDGFEVLSPAEATSRADVVQILLPDETQASVYKNEIEPNLKEGAALLFSHGFNVHFGQIVAPKNSDVLLVAPKSPGHMVRRTYVEGFGVPGLIAIEQDATGKAKEIGLAYAKGIGCTRAGVIETSFREETETDLFGEQAVLCGGVSALVKAGFETLTEAGYAPEMAYFECLHELKLIVDMMYEGGLSSMRDSISNTAEYGDYVTGPRVVTEDTKKAMKEVLTDIQQGKFARDFILENQSGRAFLTATRRNEAEHPIEVVGGQLREMMHWIKK from the coding sequence ATGCCAGTAACTACTTATTATGAACAGGATGCAGAGCTTAACGTATTGAAAGGAAAAACGATCGCGGTAATCGGTTATGGTAGCCAGGGCCACGCCCAAGCCCAAAACCTTCGTGATAGCGGATTGAACGTAGTCATCGGACTTCGTGAAGGTAAATCCTTTGACACTGCAAAAAATGACGGATTTGAAGTTCTGTCCCCGGCTGAAGCAACAAGCCGCGCAGATGTAGTTCAAATCTTGCTGCCTGACGAAACGCAAGCTTCTGTATACAAAAACGAAATCGAACCAAACCTCAAAGAAGGCGCAGCATTGCTCTTCTCACACGGTTTCAACGTGCATTTCGGTCAAATCGTTGCTCCAAAAAACAGTGATGTATTGCTGGTAGCTCCTAAGTCCCCTGGTCACATGGTACGTCGTACTTATGTGGAAGGTTTTGGTGTACCGGGCCTGATCGCGATCGAGCAAGATGCAACGGGTAAAGCTAAAGAAATCGGTTTGGCTTATGCTAAAGGTATCGGTTGTACACGCGCAGGGGTTATCGAAACTTCCTTCCGTGAAGAAACAGAAACAGATTTGTTCGGTGAGCAAGCGGTTCTGTGTGGTGGCGTGAGTGCGTTGGTAAAAGCTGGATTCGAAACATTGACAGAAGCGGGTTACGCTCCTGAAATGGCATACTTCGAATGTCTGCACGAACTGAAGCTGATCGTTGACATGATGTATGAAGGCGGACTTTCAAGCATGCGTGATTCCATCAGTAACACAGCTGAGTACGGTGACTATGTAACTGGACCTCGCGTGGTAACTGAAGATACGAAGAAAGCAATGAAAGAAGTGCTGACGGATATCCAACAAGGTAAATTCGCACGTGACTTCATTCTGGAAAACCAATCCGGACGTGCATTCTTGACAGCTACTCGTCGTAACGAAGCTGAACACCCAATCGAAGTGGTTGGCGGACAATTGCGTGAGATGATGCACTGGATCAAGAAGTAA